The Candidatus Phytoplasma asteris DNA segment TTCCTTTGTTTTGAAAATATAATAAAATGAAATATTCATTGATTTTACCACGGATTACTTTTTGACTTTGAGAATTGTGTTGTTTATTATTAAGATATTCGTTTAGAAGGTTATGGGTTTTTATCATATATTCGTTAAATGGTTTGTTGAATAAAGATGGTTGGATTATTTGTTTAGTGATGTTAACACACAAAGATTGGTGGTTAAAAACATTAATGTTGTTGAAATGAAAATTAGTTAATTGATTCATTTGATTATTCCTTTCTAAATAAAAAAAGACTCTTAATTAGAGTCTTTTTGGGTTTTAAATTTAATTTTTTTGGTACGCCATCGAATGGTTCCGTCTTTTTTAATAGTTTTGATTTTGCCGTTGCTATAATGGATATATAAATTGCCATTTTGGCATTTTTTCTTAATTATTATTGCCATTTTATATTTCTCCGATTTTTTTGATAATGTATTGTTGATTAAATTTAGCATCTTTATAATTCATATTATTTAAGATAATTTTAGTTCCTAGGTTTGGTTTTTTCAAAAATTCATAATATCCTTTTTCTACTTGTTGAAAATAAGTTAAGGAACTAGTTTCAATCACATCTAATTGATGATTCTTTTGATTTATTTTACGTTCCAAACCTAATTGAGGATTAATTTTTAGATAAATAGTGATATCAGGTTTGATGAATTTTTTACTCAAATTGTTAAAAATGTGATAATTTTTGTCAATTTTTGAAGGATATACGCGATAGGCGAAATTAGAGCCTAACCATCTATCTACAAAAATGATTTTGTTTGTTTTTAAGTGAGGTTTGATGAGTTCTTCTTGGGTTTGAATCATGTTGGCAAAACTTAAAAAATATCTAGTTAAATTATGCAAAGTATTGTGGGTTAAAAACGTTTCACGTATAGAATTACCAATTGTAGAGCTACCTAATCCGCGAATAACCATCACTTCATTACTTTGTTTTGTTAATTCTTGTTGAACGCTTTTTATTAGACTTGTTTTTCCGCTACCGTCGAGTCCTTCGAATATAATTAATTTCATTTTATGCTCCTTTTTAAAAATTTGGGTATAAAAAAAAGACTCTCGTGATGAGAGTCTTAGTTAAAATTTATTTTGTTTAATTGTTTTAAAAAAGTTGTTTGTGATAATTCTTGTTTTGCTTTGTGTAGTAATTCTAAATATTTTTTACCATCTGCAATCATTTTATTAATGAAGTTGTTGTCTTGGCAAATTCGCACTACATGATAATTAGTATCATTGAAATAAACCAAAAAGTAAGCGAAGTTCGCTTGACTACAATAAAGTTGACATTGAACTTGGGACCAATAGTTAATAGGGACTTCTTGATGGGAAAAGAAACCATTCCAAGATGGTGATATGTTGTTGTTTTCGTTAACATAAGGGCATTTGATTTCTAATAAAGTGTTGGTTTTAGAATTATATCCATCAAGTGAGGCAGAAAACATTTGGACTTCATCATCCGTAAAGATTGTATCAGGGAAGTTTAATTTAGTTGTTTTTTCAAAGAAACTGCGTGCTAGTGGTTCAGTTTTATTGCCGTGTTCAGTGTATTTATTGCTTGTGAAAGTAGTTCCAAAGAGTTTATCATGGACTAATTGTTCTAAGGTTCGGAATTTATCATTTCCAGTGATACTACCTATTTCTGATGCATTAATGTATTTTTGTCGATGTTGGTACCATTGCGAGGTTCTTTGGTTTAGATTGGTTATTTGCATTTTATTGCTCCTTTATTCTAAATTTAGTTATAAAAAAAGACCTTCAATTTGAAGGTCTTAGTTGTATTTTATTTTACTGATTTTTTTAAATCAAAATATTGGCCTTTAAAACGTTTTAAAAATATAGTTTGATATCAACTTCAAATAATTATTTTAAACGTCTTTAAGGGTCAAAATAATGCGTTTAAATGGCATTAGGGTTTTTATAAATTGTGTTTTTAAATGCTTCTTGATCTCGATTTAGTTTTTTCTTCTGGTGATTTAGTATTGAATTTCTTAGTATAAAGGGTGAGGTATTGTTTGACTGGATTGAAGTGGAGGTAATAGGTTTTGCATTTAATATGATTATCTTCGTCTTTTTTGTTTGTAGGACAATTAACTTCATCCATGAAAAAGTCTTTATCTTCTTCTAGAAGGTATTTGGGGCCTTTGTAGTTGAGTTCTATGTAGTGATTTGATGGATCTACTATCATTTGGTCATTAAATTGTGAGTCTTTGTGTTTGTGTTTTGTGTGGAAATAATTGAAATCTTCTCCTGGGTCAAAAGATAAACTTAAGATGTGCCATTTATTGAATGGGTTTTTGGCGTATGGGGGGAGGTCGGTTGGTTCGTATTCTTGGTGTTGTCCGCGTCCTAGGCCAGCGAGTCCGTAGAAGGTGTAGGTTCTTTTAATCATTGGTGTTCCTTCGATTTTAGTTTTAGAACCATCGGAGCCAACCATTTCAAGATGAGTTATTTCACTTGCTTTTAGTGTTTGTATTACTTCTTTGTTTTTTTCGCTATAATCAATTCTGTATGAATCGTAATAACTTTCACTTTCTTTTTGCTTATTTTTGCTTTGAAACCATTCATCATTTGTTTCTATTTTGGGGGTTTTAATTGTGTTTGAATCACTTTGGTTTGCTGTATTGACTTTTATATACCAAATGAAAGTAATTATTCCAATTACCACTGCGCTCAAAATTAATTTAATATAATAAAAAAATATTGTTGATTTTAAATTGGTTTTTGTAATTCTATTTTTATTTTGTTGAGTTTGATAAAAATAAATACACAAAGGAATTATAAAAACAAAAAGAAGAAATAAAAATCCTATAATAGTTAATTTTTGAAATAATGCCATATTAAAAATACTTCCTTTTTTTAATTTAACTCATTATCATTTTAACATAAACAGAACAATAATGCAAAAAATATGCATTATTGTTACCACCAACGTTTTAGAGCTTTCCATGCATCTATTACTTCGTTAACAACCAAACCAGTAGCTGCACCTACAACCATGCCTGCGGGGCCACCTAAGGCGCCTATCGTAGTTGTTGTTTTGATGATATTTGTTTTGTTTTTCCATTCTTTGTTTTGGGTTTCTAGTTCTTCTTTTTTGGTGGTTAATTTTTGGGATTCGGTTTCTAAATCAAAGATTTGTTTGTCTAATTTCTCTTTCATTGTTGTGTGGGCTTTTTTTGCTAATGTTAATTCATTGTTTAATTTATCAATTTGATGTTGTAATTCTTTGTTGGTTTCACCTAATCCACTATTGGCTGATTCTAACCCTTTAATTGTTCCTTCTAATTGTAAAATCTTTTTACCTTGTTCAGCGAAAAGATTTATTTGTTGTTCTAATTGAATTGTCAATCTTTGGATTTCTTGGTTTTTTTGTTGAATAGTTTGTTGTAGTTGAGTTATTTCTTCATCTTTTTGTTGGATAATGGTTTGTAATTGAGTTTCGTTGGTTTCTAAGGTATTTATTTTTCCTTTTAACTCTTTTATTTGTGATTGTTTTGTATTTAATTGTTTAACCAAAACTTCATCAGCATTATTGTTTTTAACTAATTCATCTTGTATTTCTTGCATTTCTTTTTCAAGTTTTTCGTTTTCGATTTTAGATGTGTTTAGTTCTTGTTGGATTTTGTTTAAATCGTTAGTATATTTTTCTTTAAGGTTTTTGTTTTCTAATTTCAAAGTATCTATTTCGTTTTTAAAACCTTGTTCTTTAATTTCTAATTGTTGCATTTCATTTTTTAATGTTTTGATGTGGGTTTCTTTATTTTTTAGTTCTTGTTGTAGAGTGTCATCAGGTTTTTGGTTGATAATTAAATCAGTGCATTCTTGTTGATATTTATTTAATTCTTGTTGTTTTTTGGTTATTTTTTGTGTAATTTCAGATAATTCATTAGTTTTTTGTTGTAATATGGATTTATAATTATTGAGTTTAGTTGGTGGTGGAGTTTCGCTTACGTTATGACTAAATTGAAACATCCAATCTGTTGGACTTTTTGTGGTATTGTATATTCGGTGTATTACATTTAGGTCTTTGTCTTTTATGTAGAAAAAATTAGAGTGAAAATCAAATTGAATATAGTAATACTTGACATTGTTAATTTTTATTTCTAGGCTATTTATTGTTTGTTTATTTTCGTTTTTTTGGGGTTGGTTAGGGTTGAATGGTTTTAATTCAACTGTAAAAGGCTCGGTAGAATAATATATTTCTTGGTCAATAACTCTTTTGACATTTTTTAAATCTAGGTTTGATGCTATTTCATTGGCTTTAATTTCACAGTTCTTTTCCCATTCATCAAGTGGTTGTGTTAAATTATTTAATTCTTGTTGTAAAGAAATTTGTTGATTTGAAAGACTAACTAATTCTTGGTTTATTTTGTTGATTTGTGTTTGTTTAGTTAATAATTCTTCACGTAGTTTATTTGCGTTTTCGTTGTTTTTTGCAATTTGTTCTTTCAGGTTGTTGGTTTCTTGTTCGAGTTCAGAAACCATGTTTTTATAATTTGCAATTTGTTTTTGGATTTCTTCCAAAGTTTTTAAATGTTGTTCTCTTAAGTTTGTGGTTTCTTCTTGTTTTTGAGTTAATTGTTGTTTTAGTTTATCTTCATTTTGTTTTAATTGTTTTATTTCTTCTTCTTTAAGTAATAATTGAGCTTGATAATTGATTTGACTTTTTTCAATGTTGCTTCTTAAATTATTAATTTCAACATTTAATTGTTTGATTTCGTTTGTTGATAAGTTTTTCTGGTCTATTAATTTTTGTTCTTTGATTTCTAATTCTGTTTGTTTTTGTTCAATTTCAGTTTTTAATTGATTTACATCTTTAATATTTGAAGCCAATTGTTTTTCTAAAGTTGTTATTTTTTCTTTTGATAAAATCAACTCGTTGTCTTTTTTTACTATTAATTCATTCTGGTTTGTAATATTATTTTTTATTACTTCGATTTCTGATTGTAATTTATTTTTTTCTTCATCAGATAAATCTTTAGTTTGTTGGAGTGTTGTTTCTTTAGTTTTAAGTTGAGATTGTAATTCAATTATTTTTCCTTCAAGGGATAATTTTTCTAGTTGTTGGGCTTGAAGGTTAATGTTTAAATATCCCTTTTCAGTTTCTAAAATCTTTTGTTTTTCTCTTTCTTGTTTAATTATTTCTTCTATTTGTTTTTGAAGTTCAGGATTCAATAAACTTTTTGTAGTTTTTTCTTTTTGTTTATGGATTGGTTGTTGAGGGGTTTGTTTAGAATCCCTTAATTCAGTTGTTTTTTTTTTAATTCTTTGGTTTTTTCTATTCTTTCGTTAATTTTTTGTTCAATTTCTTTTGGGGTTTTTCCTTCTTGAGAAAGTTTTGTTGCGTATTCTGTTAACTCTTTTTTTAGTTTTGTCTCTTCTGCTGCTTTGATAGCATCTAAATCATAAACTTCTACTAAATTTGGGGGTGGTGTTTCACCTTTGGGGGTTGGTTCGTTAAAATAAAAAACTATTCCTGCATAAATAGCTGTTGTAATTAATATTGTTCCGCCTAAAAAAGGTCCTATAACTGGAATTCCAAGACAAGATAAGCCAAAAATAAAGCCAATTGCAATAATAATACTATTAAATATGTAAGGAATTAGTTTTAAAGGGAATCCTAGCCATTCTAAAAAATTCTTACCGCGTTCATTTATATAATAAGCCAAATCTTTGGTTTTTTCCCAAATAACTTTAGCCACTGGTCCAATTTTGGCTGCTGATTCAGGGAAGAATTTAGAAATTATTAACCATATTGCCCCTCCAATTATTGTGATTAGTAATAAAGTAAGGATTGGTTTTGTTATTTTTTTGATTATTTTTACAAACCAATTATCTTGCTTTTGTTGGGTTTCAACAATTATTTTTGGGAGTTTTGGATTGTTTTTGGTAATTTGTTTTGAAGGTTTTTTGATTATAGGTGATTTTGTAATTGTTTTTATTTGAGGTTGATTTATTTTTAATTTTTTTATAGGTATTTTGGTTGGTTTTTGAGTTGTTGGTTGTTTAATAAGGGATTTTGTTTTGGTTTTTTTTACATTGGGTTTATTTGGTGGTTTTGGTTGGGTTTTTTTGGTGATAATTATTTTTTTAGCCATATGATTTTACTCGCTTTCTTGATTGGATTTATTTTGATTTATTATCATTTCTTCTAATTTATCTATTTTTTCATTAATTTTTTTAAAATTACTTTGGGTTTCTTGTTGGAATTCGTCCATTTCCTTTTCAATAAGGTTAATTTTTTCTTTTAAATGATTGTTTTGAAGGTTAATATGTTTTTCTAAATTATTATTTATATCTTTAAAATATTGTTTCGTTTCTTTTTGAAAATCAACTAAACTATATTCTATTTTATTTATATTATTCATAATAAAATAGAATGAACCTAATATTATAATGATAGAAAATAACATCAGAATAAATGGAAAAATTGCTTTTTGTTTGGTTTGTTGTTTCATTTTTCAAGTTCTCCTTATTTTATTTATTTATATTTTCTTGAGTATTAAATTTCTTAGTATAAAGGGTGAGGTATTGTTTGACTGGATTGAAGTGGAGGTAGCTAATATTTAAGATTGTATGTCCATCTTGATCTTCTTTGTTAGTGGGATATTGAACTTCATCCATGAAAAAGTCTTTATCTTCTTCTAGAAGGTATTTGGGGCCTTTGTAGTTGAGTTCTATGTAGTGATTTGATGGATCTACTATCATTTGGTCATTAAATTGTGAGTCTTTGTGTTTGTGTTTTGTGTGGAAATAATTGAAATCTTCTCCTGGGTCAAAAGATAAACTTAAGATGTGCCATTTATTGAATGGGTTTTTGGCGTATGGGGGGAGGTCGGTTGGTTCGTATTCTTGGTGTTGTCCGCGTCCTAGGCCAGCGAGTCCGTAGAAGGTGTATTTTTTGTTTACTTGAGTATTATCTTTAGGTGGATTTAAGTATTTTAATAATCCTTGCTTCCATTCTACATATTGGTCTTCGCATTCTTTTCTTCTAGCTTTTTTTTCAGTGTCAGAAATTTTAACGTTTTGGAAAGTATTAATAGCTTCATCTAGGTCTGAAGGCAACATGACTTCGTGGTTGGGGTTTTTACGTTTGTGTTTTTTGGCTTTAATATAAGCGCTATCAATTATTTTTTCTTTTAAATTTCTAGTAGAATAATTTTTGCCTTTACATTTGTTAGAGATTTCTTTTAAATAAAGATAAGTGTGATAACTAATTTGATAATCAGATACCAAAAATTGTAAAAATCCTTCAATTTCATCATCTTTTAATAAATCAATTTTAATTTCTTTGCTAAATCTACTTCTTAAAGCGGTATCAATTTTATCTAAATGATTGGTAGCTCCCATTAAGACAATTTTTTTATCACTTCTTTTAAATCCATCTAATTTAGTTAATAAATTATTAACAATGTTGATGTTTGTTTTGTTAGATTGATTATCTTCACGATTAGCTAGTCCGCTAATTTCATCAATAAAGATAATGGTTTTTTCGTGTGATTCTGCTTCTTTCCATATTTTTTCCAATTCTTCATTTCCTTCACCAACATAAGTCTTATCAAATCTTGATGGCTCTAATTCAATATAGTGTATACCTAATTCATTACATAAAGCTTTAATTAAAAAACTTTTTCCTGTTCCTGGGGGTCCGTACAGTAAATAACCTCTAGGGATTAATTTATCAAAATTAACCATATCAAAATTATCATCTTGAAAATATTCAATCAAATCTTCTAATTCTTCTTTTTCTTGTTTCATGCCGTATATATCAGAAAACATAATTTTTTGGTTTTTAGGTTGATAAGAATTATTGTTTTGTAAAGATTTGATTTCTTCTTGTAATTGTTTAATTTGTTTATCAAAATGTATTAATTGACCATCTAAGAACAAATCATAAGTTTTTAATTTTTGGAATTCTTCAGCATTATCTTTGTTTTGAATCATTAAGTCTTTAATTATATTCTTATTAGCGTAATTCAAAGCCATCGCTTCTTGTAAAGTTTGAATTTTTTGGGAAATAAATAAATTATTGCTAGTTTTGATAATTTGAGAAGTGGTTGTTTTAATTTGTTCTTGAGATTTTGATTTTGTAGTTAATAATTGTTTTTTTTGTTCTATTAATTCCAAAGTTTGTTTATGAATTGGTTCTTTTTTGTCGTTAATTTCTTGTATTTTTTCGTTTAAAGTTACTAATTCTTGTTGTAATTGGGGCTTTTCTTCTTCTTTTAAGTCTTTATTTTGGAGGTTGTTTTCTTTATCTTCTTTAGTGGTTGTTAATTTTTTAAGTTCAATATTGAAATTACTTATTAACTCTAAATTTAATTTAATTTGTTGAGTTAATTGTTCTATTTGTTGATTTCTTTGGTTATTTTCGTTAATTTGAGCTTCGTTAGTTTTTTTTAATTCTTCGAGATATTTTGATATTTCTTCAAAAGATTGGTTTTGTTCGGTTGGTGGATGGTTATTTTGAAATAAATTATTATTGTTATATTTTTTTAGAAAAAATCCATAAATCCATAAACCTAAAATGGCAAAACCAAATAAAACTAACAAATTTAAATAAATTTGTTTTGATTTCATATTAGTTCCTTTCTTGTATTTTTTTTATTCAACATCATAATATAAAGTGCGATTTTGTCCAGAGCGTTTTTCATATAAATCAATTTTTTTTAAAGATTTAATATGACTATTCGACCACAACATTCCTTCTTGAATATAATTATAAAAAGGAAATTTTAAAACAA contains these protein-coding regions:
- the tmk gene encoding dTMP kinase, with product MKLIIFEGLDGSGKTSLIKSVQQELTKQSNEVMVIRGLGSSTIGNSIRETFLTHNTLHNLTRYFLSFANMIQTQEELIKPHLKTNKIIFVDRWLGSNFAYRVYPSKIDKNYHIFNNLSKKFIKPDITIYLKINPQLGLERKINQKNHQLDVIETSSLTYFQQVEKGYYEFLKKPNLGTKIILNNMNYKDAKFNQQYIIKKIGEI
- a CDS encoding ATP-binding protein — its product is MKSKQIYLNLLVLFGFAILGLWIYGFFLKKYNNNNLFQNNHPPTEQNQSFEEISKYLEELKKTNEAQINENNQRNQQIEQLTQQIKLNLELISNFNIELKKLTTTKEDKENNLQNKDLKEEEKPQLQQELVTLNEKIQEINDKKEPIHKQTLELIEQKKQLLTTKSKSQEQIKTTTSQIIKTSNNLFISQKIQTLQEAMALNYANKNIIKDLMIQNKDNAEEFQKLKTYDLFLDGQLIHFDKQIKQLQEEIKSLQNNNSYQPKNQKIMFSDIYGMKQEKEELEDLIEYFQDDNFDMVNFDKLIPRGYLLYGPPGTGKSFLIKALCNELGIHYIELEPSRFDKTYVGEGNEELEKIWKEAESHEKTIIFIDEISGLANREDNQSNKTNINIVNNLLTKLDGFKRSDKKIVLMGATNHLDKIDTALRSRFSKEIKIDLLKDDEIEGFLQFLVSDYQISYHTYLYLKEISNKCKGKNYSTRNLKEKIIDSAYIKAKKHKRKNPNHEVMLPSDLDEAINTFQNVKISDTEKKARRKECEDQYVEWKQGLLKYLNPPKDNTQVNKKYTFYGLAGLGRGQHQEYEPTDLPPYAKNPFNKWHILSLSFDPGEDFNYFHTKHKHKDSQFNDQMIVDPSNHYIELNYKGPKYLLEEDKDFFMDEVQYPTNKEDQDGHTILNISYLHFNPVKQYLTLYTKKFNTQENINK
- a CDS encoding YqaJ viral recombinase family protein; translation: MQITNLNQRTSQWYQHRQKYINASEIGSITGNDKFRTLEQLVHDKLFGTTFTSNKYTEHGNKTEPLARSFFEKTTKLNFPDTIFTDDEVQMFSASLDGYNSKTNTLLEIKCPYVNENNNISPSWNGFFSHQEVPINYWSQVQCQLYCSQANFAYFLVYFNDTNYHVVRICQDNNFINKMIADGKKYLELLHKAKQELSQTTFLKQLNKINFN